The Candidatus Hydrogenedentota bacterium genome has a window encoding:
- a CDS encoding O-antigen ligase family protein — protein MLEAKHIIFFGGSAITLPIGIFLAASSRRALDFVFVFLVFGTSMPAGLFGFPTDINFLSREWYRGTTTGIEVSYLDLLAVILLVGSLATRQREGKPLFWPPTLGLLLAYFGWCALTVVVNDPKIFGLFELTKIARAIVLVVAVCAYIRSPREIHLFVWALAGTIFYEALICLRDRYVHGVYRVRGTLAHPNSLSMYCLQCVPIFIGAMFARNTHIALRVVCILAFTAAAGCVLLSVSRTGFAALIVVSGAGFALSTGLRITPRNVVIGLVGAVLISLMVLKSYDTIMERLGGFDLEQEYLSDEGDRGSYFRMASPAIADRPLTGVGLNNWSWAISGQYGPMAGFRMLPYLSTDGGPGGGWQVAPAHNLFLITLTEVGVPGLVLFLLFLLQALWISGISVIRKREQLLNLVWTGTFLSLCGVLMQSWTEWEFRQTSMFFLGHIVLGVSASLYHYLRKA, from the coding sequence TTGCTCGAGGCCAAGCACATCATTTTCTTTGGCGGGAGCGCGATCACATTGCCGATCGGGATCTTCCTGGCGGCGAGTTCGCGGCGGGCGCTGGACTTCGTGTTCGTTTTTCTCGTATTCGGGACGAGCATGCCGGCGGGGCTGTTTGGCTTTCCGACGGACATCAACTTCTTGAGCCGGGAATGGTATCGTGGGACGACGACGGGGATCGAGGTATCGTACCTGGATTTGCTGGCGGTGATCCTGCTTGTGGGGAGCCTGGCGACGCGCCAGCGCGAGGGCAAGCCGCTGTTCTGGCCCCCCACGCTGGGCTTGCTGCTGGCGTATTTTGGCTGGTGCGCGCTGACGGTGGTGGTCAACGATCCGAAGATTTTCGGCCTGTTTGAATTGACGAAGATCGCGCGGGCGATTGTGCTCGTTGTTGCGGTGTGCGCGTATATCCGCAGCCCCCGGGAGATTCATCTTTTCGTGTGGGCGCTTGCGGGGACGATCTTCTACGAGGCCCTGATCTGTTTGCGGGACCGCTACGTGCACGGGGTCTATCGCGTTCGGGGAACGCTCGCACACCCGAATTCCCTTTCGATGTACTGCCTTCAATGCGTGCCGATCTTCATCGGGGCCATGTTTGCGCGCAATACCCATATTGCGCTCCGCGTGGTGTGTATTCTCGCGTTTACGGCGGCGGCGGGCTGTGTGCTGCTGAGCGTCAGCCGGACGGGGTTTGCAGCGCTGATCGTGGTTTCCGGGGCCGGTTTCGCGCTTTCGACGGGCCTTCGGATAACACCGCGCAATGTGGTGATTGGCCTGGTTGGGGCGGTGTTGATATCGCTGATGGTGCTGAAATCGTACGACACGATCATGGAGCGGCTTGGGGGCTTCGATCTGGAGCAGGAATACCTTTCCGACGAGGGGGACCGCGGGAGCTACTTCCGGATGGCGTCCCCGGCGATTGCGGACCGCCCGCTGACGGGGGTGGGCCTGAACAACTGGAGTTGGGCGATATCGGGGCAGTATGGCCCGATGGCCGGCTTTCGCATGCTCCCTTATTTGAGCACGGACGGCGGGCCGGGGGGCGGTTGGCAGGTGGCGCCTGCGCACAATCTTTTTCTGATCACGCTTACGGAGGTGGGCGTTCCGGGCCTCGTGCTGTTCTTGCTGTTTCTGCTGCAGGCGCTATGGATATCGGGGATCAGCGTGATTCGCAAACGGGAGCAACTGCTGAACCTGGTCTGGACGGGGACTTTCCTGAGCCTTTGCGGGGTGCTGATGCAGAGCTGGACGGAATGGGAATTCCGCCAGACGTCGATGTTTTTCCTGGGCCACATCGTGCTGGGGGTTTCGGCGTCGCTTTACCATTACCTGCGAAAGGCGTGA